A segment of the Sulfurovum indicum genome:
TCAGAAAGATTGATCAGCATCGCCTTGCGGCCTATCTGCGACATACTCATCCACTCTCTTTTAAAGTGTGTATCCTCAAAGAAAGCATCCATGCTGTAGAGAGTATTCCCTATGATCGCAGCATCATCCCCCACATATTTTGAATTAAGTCTACTAATAAGGTAAGCTTCTTTATCCATTATTTTGTCTTCTTTATATTTTTGATTCTCTCTGAACAGCGTTTTGCTGTAGAGTTTGTATGTACCAAAGTTGGCAAAATTGTAACATACTTACCTCTATATTGGGTTTTAAAAACAGAATTGCTCTCTTTTGGAAGTATATATAGTTATAATCATCATAATTTAAGTTTGATTTTTAAGGACAAACACGATGCAGTATACATTACAGACAAGAGCATTCTTTTTTAATGCACAGACAGATTACCTCCCCTACTATAAAAACTTCACTGTGAAGCTCGATGGCGATGCACAGGCTGTTGAGATACTCAAAGAGATCAAAGCACAGAATGAAAACTTTGCCTACCCTGAAGAGAGACTCATTTTCAGGATAAATGACCTGGTTGTGACAGGAGAAGAGAGCGTTGCTCAGATCGTTGAAAAGCTGGGTACAGAACTGCAGATAGACCCTGTGCTCTCCTACCGTTCAAACCACTGCCTCGTCATCAACGATGATGACTTCATGGAGCGCTTCGAACTGCTTGCTCCCTATGCAACAGAGGAAGACAAAGCATACTACGAGTCTCTTTATTCCCTGCACTATGCTTCAGAGAGCTCTAGATTCAACCATGACTATATCGGCGATGCCGTTTTGCTTCTCGCACACAGAATGATAGAGAATGGCTCGGAATACAAAAAAGAGATCCTGGACGCTATCAATGATGAATATGACGGTCTCAATGCCTGCGAATACGAGAATAACCTCTTTGAAGCACAGGACCACACTGCAACATTCGAAGCGCTTCACAGTATGTATGAGCATCCTGTACCGAACAAATTCCTTGAAAAGGTCAGCCAGAAGCTTTCCAGAGAGGCGAGAGCAGCCCATCAGACCAAGAACATACATGGACGCAATGTTGCATTCTATGCGGCACAGGAAGAGACACCTGCAGCCGAAGAGGTCTATGCTGCCATAGAGGCGGCCGGAGGCAGAGTAATACGTTTCTCAAGAGAGAAAAAGCTTTGCGGCCGTTCACTTATCGGCAGAGAGAACAATCTTGCCTACCTCAAAGCCGCCACGACACTGCTTGATGCGCTTGACAATGGTGCAGAGATCCTCATCGTTGCAAACAAAGAGGACCTTGATATGTTCAACAAGCACTTCGCCGCGATACAAAAGCGTATTGGAAGAGAGATACCGCTTGCCCTTCTCTCTTTTGATGCATTCAAAGCATTGGCCGAAAAAGATAAGGTGGCGTAAAAAAGCTGCTTTTTTTGATCACATCAACATGACTTATGCGTTAGATAATCTGATATTCTGATTCTCCCTTCCCCGGGAGAAAATGTGTAACAATCCCCTCTTAAAAACCCTAATTCCCCCTTCCTATTAATCAATTTGATACCTTCGAAACGATATAATGGACGCAAATTTGACATGAAAAGGACGTAAGCGTAATGAACGTTAAAATCTACGAATACGATGCTGTGATCGTCGGTGCAGGTCTGGCTGGTTTGGCGGCAGCCAAAGAGTTAACCGAAGCAGGAAAGAAAACAGCAGTGATCACCAAACTTCACCCTCTCAGAAGCCACTCCGGTGCAGCTCAGGGTGGTATCAATGCCGCACTGGGAAAAGAGGACTCTGTAGAGCTTCATATGTTTGACACGATAAAAGGTTCTGACTATCTTGCAGACCAGGATGCTGTTGAACTGATGTGTACCAAAGCGCCGGAGACCATTCGCTGGGCAGAGAGAATGGGTGCGGTCTTCTCAAGAGACGAGGAAGGCAACATCGCAATCCGTCCTTTTGGTGGACAGAGCAAACCAAGAGCATGTTATGCGAAGGACAGAACCGGACTGGCTGTACTTCAAGCGATCTATGAACAGGCTTTCCGTGCGGGAATCGAAGTATTTGACGAGTGGTACTGTGCAGACCTTCTTTATGAAGACGGCAAAGCCTACGGTGTCTCTGCCTACAATATCCGCAACTCCGAGCCTGCGATCTTCAATGCAAAAGTAGTTATGTTCGCAACAGGCGGACATGCACGTGCATACCGTTTTAACTCTAATGCGCATGCCAATACGGGAGATGCTCTCTCAATTGTTGCACGTCACGGACTTCCTTTGGAAGATATGGAGTTCGTACAGTTCCACCCAAGCGGACTTGGCGGTTCAGGTGTTCTCATCTCTGAAGCGGCACGCGGTGAAGGCGGACGTCTTTACAACGCACTCGGTGAGCGTTTCATGGAGAAGTATGCACCTAATGCTCTCGAACTTGCTTCACGTGATGTGGTCAGCCGTGCGATCATGGAGGAGGTACGTCAGGGACGCGGTGTAGGAAAAGACGGACAGTCAGTCAATATTGATCTGACCCACCTTGATCCTGAGATCATCCTTACACGTCTTCCGGAGCTTCGTGAACTCGCTATCGCTTTCCAGGGACAGGATATGCTTAAAGAGCCTATCCATATCTCTGCAACAGCGCACTACTCCATGGGCGGTATCCCGACAACGATCAACTGTGAAGTGAAGAAGAACCCCAAAGAAACGGTAGAAGGCTTCTATGCAGCCGGTGAGTGTTCATGTGTGTCGGTACACGGAGCAAACCGTCTTGGTGCGAACTCTGTACTTGAAGCACTTCTCTTTGGACGTCATGCGGGAGAGAACATGGTCAAAGCACTCGATGAAGGGGTAGAACTCAAAAAAGCAGTCCCTGAAGATGCCAAAAGAATGCTTGATGAGCTCCACAGACTCAAAACATCCAACGGTACAGAGACTGTTCCGGGACTTCGTGAAGAGCTTCAAAACGGTATGACCGCCAATGCAGGTGTCTTTAGAACCAGAGAATCTCTTGAGAAGCAGCTCAAACTCATCGATGAACTTCTGGTACGTTTCAACAATATCCGTATCGATGACAAATCCAACACCTTCAACACAGACCTTCAGGAAGCACTGGAGCTTGGGCACATGCTGGAGTTCAGCAAGTTCATCGTTGTCGGTGCGCTTGAACGTGAAGAGAGCCGTGGCGGACACTACAGAGAGGATTTCCCGGAGCGTGATGATGAAAAGTTCCTGAAACACACTTACGCTTATATGGATGAGAATTACAACATTACAACCGAATGGGGTGATGTCGTTCTTGGTAAGTTCGAACCAAAAGAAAGATCATATTAAGGAGGTTGTGATGAGTGATACAAGAAAAGTGACATTAAAAACATTTAGATTCAACGCTGAAACCGACTATCTGCCCTACTATAAACACTATGAGCTGGAAGTAGGGAAAGATGAGTTGATGCTTGACCTCCTTAACCGTATCAAGTGGGAACATGACGGTTCTTTCTCATACCGTCGTTCATGCCGGCACGGTATCTGTGGTGCCTGCGGTATCAAGGTTAACGGCAAAGCGACACTCGCATGTAAACAGAATGCGCTTGAACTGGTCGAACTTTTTGGCGATGAACTTCTTATCGAGCCTCAAAGCAAAAAGCGTGTGGTTAAAGATATGATCATCGACAAAAAAGATTTCTGGGACAAACATGCAGAGGTCAAGCCGTATGTGGTAGCAGAAATCGATCCTCACCCCGAACACGAAACAAAGCAGAGCATCGAAGAGTTCAACAAATTCCTCGATGCCGACCTCTGTATCCAGTGCGGAAGCTGTCACTATGCCTGTCCTGCGGTAGAAGTGAATGAAGACTTCCTTGGGCCTGCTGCATTCACCGCAGCATACAGGTTTACCGTCGATACCAGAGATGAGGCCGGGAAAGAGAGACTTGAACTCACTTCCCAGATGGGTCCTGGAGTCTGGGACTGTGTAAAGTGTTATGAGTGTGCAGAGGCCTGTCCGAAAGAGATCAACCCTATCGAGAAGATCACCAAACTCCACAACATGCAGTTTGAGCAGGGTGTGGCAGTACCAAACGTTGCTACACGCCATGCGGAAGGTTTCCTCAGAGGGATGAAAAAATACGGACTGCTGGATGAAGCAGATATCGTCTCCTACTCAGAAGGCTACCTTGGTATGTACAAGCATCTCAAGACAGCACTCAAAATGCTTAAAGCAGGGAAGATCCACTGGCATTCAGGCGTACCGTTCATCAACAGTGTACCTAAGATCAAACATCTGGATGAAGTTCAGAAACTTATTAAAATATCACAAACCAACAAACTGTAAGGAGATATGATGAGCAAACTAAAATATGCACTATTTACCGGATGTACCGCAAAACAATCCACACCGGAGCTACTCTCATCTACCCTTGCAGTAGCCCAGAAGCTCGGTATTGAGATCACGATCCTCGAAGAGGCAAGCTGTTGTGGTGCCAGCCACCTTCAGGACTTCGATGAGTTCCTGGCACATGTACTCAATGCACGTAACATCTGTTATGCGGAAAAGCTGGGACTTACGATGATCACTATCTGTAACACCTGTCAGCTTAACTCTGCCATGACCAAACATGCACTTGACACTGACCCTGAACTGAAAGCCAGAGTCAATGAGAAACTGGCTGAAGTCGGTCTTGAGTACAAAGGAACTTCAGAGATCAAACACTTCCTCTACTGTCTGATCGATGAGTATGGGCTTGAGAACATCAAAGAGAAGGTCAAAGTTCCGCTTAGCCACTTCAACATTGCACCGTTCTATGGTTGTCACAATATCCGTCCTTCCGAACTGCACCATAATGCAAACGGCGGGGAGAACCCTTACAACCCTACTTCTCTTGACCAGCTCATTGAAGCACTTGAGGGGAATCCTGTCAATTATGACCATAAGAACAAGTGCTGCGGTTTCCATGTTGAACTCCAGGCAAACCATACCTCAGAGGTCCTTGCAGGGAATGCCATGGTCGATGCCATTGACAACAACGCCGACCTTATGGTCACACCATGTCCTCTCTGCCACCTCAAAATGGATACCTACCAGGATGACATCGGTCATGTTATCGGCCGTGATGTAGAACTTCCGGTACTTCATATGCCTCAAATGGTCGCACTGGCACTTGGATGTACAGAAAAAGAGATCGGTCTGAACTTCCACGTTCAAAAAGCAACACACCTCTACTCCGAAACAGCGTAAACAAACGCTTCCCCCTCGTTCTCACACTCAGCATGGAAGTGAGGGACGGGGAATCCACACTCATCTTACGCTATAATATCTTCATGAACACAGACACACTCCAACAAAACCCTTTCTCGCTAGTTCTCTCCGGAGGCGGTGCCCTGGGCATTGCCCATCTTGGTGTCCTGCACGATATGGAACACAAAGGGCTTTCCCCTTCTGAGGTCGTAGGGACCAGTATGGGCGGCATCATCGGTGCGTGTCTGAGCATCGGAATGGATGAAGCAATGATCTATGAACAGATACGCTCCTTTGTCAAGGTCTCCAACTGGATCAAGTTCTCCTTTTCGGGCAATGCGATCGTTGACAATGACAAGGTCGCCAGTATATTTACGACTCTTTTCGGTGAGAGAAAAATGGCAGATACGCAAATACCGCTTAAACTTATTACAACCAATCTCAAAAGCGGCAAAAAACGTGTTTTTAGCGCTAAAGACAACGTCTACATCAAAGATGCGCTCTTGGCGAGCATGGCAATTCCGGGAGTATATGAAGAACATACCATTGAAGGCGAGGTCTACGGTGACGGTTTTTTATGTGAAAACCTTGGTATCAGTGAAACTTCATACAAGGATGTTCTGGCTGTAGATGTACTCGGAGAGCACTCCTTTGAAAAAGAACTGCCCGACAATTTTTTTAAGACACACAATGTTCTGGAGATGTTCGAACGTTCTGTCAGACTGCTTATCTATAACCAGAGCAGGACGATATTGTCCTATACAGATAAAAATATAGTGCTTATAGAACCCCAAACCAAAGATTTCAGTACCTACCAGTTTCATAAACATGAAGCCATACGTACCTTGGGATTAGGACTCCTGTGAATAAGATATTTTATAATATTAAGGATGGCTCTTTATGATCACTGACGGATTCAGCTACCTGGCACTGCTGATGATGATCGCAGCAAGCATCGTCTACACCGAGAAAAAAACCCGTTACAACAAACTCTTTGAGTATCTCCCCTCAATCGTAATCATCTATTTTGTCATCATGTTATTATCTACATTTGGCATCTGGGAAAAAACTGAAGAGATCACAGCTGCATATAAAGCTCTCAAATCCAATCTGCTCCCTGCCATGATCTTTCTTATGCTTCTTTCTGCCGATATGCGTGAGATACGAAAACTCGGTAAAAAGATGATACTCACATTTTTACTGGCGGCTGTAAGTATTTCACTCGGATTTATCGGTATGTATGCCCTTTTTCATACAGCCTTTGGCCCGGAGTCATGGAAACCCTTTGCCGCACTCTCCGGTTCCTGGATGGGAGGAACAGGAAATATGGTCGCCATACAGGGCGCCTTGCACCTGCCTGACAGCGATATGGGTTATGCACTCCTTATTGACTCCATAGACTATGCCGTCTGGGTCATGGTACTCCTGGCACTGGTGCCTTTTGCAAAACGTTTCAATCGCTGGAGCGGAGCCGATACCTCCATCATTGATGAGGTAGGCAGAAAACTTGCACAGAAGGAAGAGCGCAGAGAGACGATGGATTTTGTTTCACTCTTTTTGCTTCTGGCTGCTGCCCTCTTTCTCTCTGCACTCTCCCAATTCCTGGCAGACTTCATGCCGACCACTGATTTTCTGACACATACCACCTGGGTCGTGATCATTGCGACTGTTGCAGGTATTCTCCTTGCCATGACCCCTCTGGCATCTCTTGGCGGAGCATCTGCTCTTGGGAATATGATGCTCTACCTTATCGTTGCACTGATCGCTTCACGGGCAAATTTTGCAGAACTTGCCCAGGCACCGCTCTATATTGCAGCCGGTTTTGTGATCATCGCCATTCATGCACTCATCATGGTGATCTTTGCCAAACTTTTCAAACTTGACCTCTTCTCCCTGGGAGTTGCATCCCTGGCAAATATTGGAGGGGTTGCATCAGCCCCCATACTGGCTTCGGCATACTCCAGAGCACTCATCCCTATTGGTGTGCTTATGGCGATGATGGGATATATTCTGGGAACGTTTGGCGGACTGGCGGTCGGGAAAGTATTGAAGATGATCGTACAGCAGTAGCACTCCTTCAACCCGAAATATGCCGGAACAGAAATATATCCATTCTTCTGCATAGTTGCTGTTGCGACCCCTGCTGTATC
Coding sequences within it:
- a CDS encoding FAD-binding protein; translated protein: MNVKIYEYDAVIVGAGLAGLAAAKELTEAGKKTAVITKLHPLRSHSGAAQGGINAALGKEDSVELHMFDTIKGSDYLADQDAVELMCTKAPETIRWAERMGAVFSRDEEGNIAIRPFGGQSKPRACYAKDRTGLAVLQAIYEQAFRAGIEVFDEWYCADLLYEDGKAYGVSAYNIRNSEPAIFNAKVVMFATGGHARAYRFNSNAHANTGDALSIVARHGLPLEDMEFVQFHPSGLGGSGVLISEAARGEGGRLYNALGERFMEKYAPNALELASRDVVSRAIMEEVRQGRGVGKDGQSVNIDLTHLDPEIILTRLPELRELAIAFQGQDMLKEPIHISATAHYSMGGIPTTINCEVKKNPKETVEGFYAAGECSCVSVHGANRLGANSVLEALLFGRHAGENMVKALDEGVELKKAVPEDAKRMLDELHRLKTSNGTETVPGLREELQNGMTANAGVFRTRESLEKQLKLIDELLVRFNNIRIDDKSNTFNTDLQEALELGHMLEFSKFIVVGALEREESRGGHYREDFPERDDEKFLKHTYAYMDENYNITTEWGDVVLGKFEPKERSY
- a CDS encoding succinate dehydrogenase/fumarate reductase iron-sulfur subunit, with the translated sequence MSDTRKVTLKTFRFNAETDYLPYYKHYELEVGKDELMLDLLNRIKWEHDGSFSYRRSCRHGICGACGIKVNGKATLACKQNALELVELFGDELLIEPQSKKRVVKDMIIDKKDFWDKHAEVKPYVVAEIDPHPEHETKQSIEEFNKFLDADLCIQCGSCHYACPAVEVNEDFLGPAAFTAAYRFTVDTRDEAGKERLELTSQMGPGVWDCVKCYECAEACPKEINPIEKITKLHNMQFEQGVAVPNVATRHAEGFLRGMKKYGLLDEADIVSYSEGYLGMYKHLKTALKMLKAGKIHWHSGVPFINSVPKIKHLDEVQKLIKISQTNKL
- a CDS encoding CoB--CoM heterodisulfide reductase iron-sulfur subunit B family protein, producing MSKLKYALFTGCTAKQSTPELLSSTLAVAQKLGIEITILEEASCCGASHLQDFDEFLAHVLNARNICYAEKLGLTMITICNTCQLNSAMTKHALDTDPELKARVNEKLAEVGLEYKGTSEIKHFLYCLIDEYGLENIKEKVKVPLSHFNIAPFYGCHNIRPSELHHNANGGENPYNPTSLDQLIEALEGNPVNYDHKNKCCGFHVELQANHTSEVLAGNAMVDAIDNNADLMVTPCPLCHLKMDTYQDDIGHVIGRDVELPVLHMPQMVALALGCTEKEIGLNFHVQKATHLYSETA
- a CDS encoding patatin-like phospholipase family protein, with product MNTDTLQQNPFSLVLSGGGALGIAHLGVLHDMEHKGLSPSEVVGTSMGGIIGACLSIGMDEAMIYEQIRSFVKVSNWIKFSFSGNAIVDNDKVASIFTTLFGERKMADTQIPLKLITTNLKSGKKRVFSAKDNVYIKDALLASMAIPGVYEEHTIEGEVYGDGFLCENLGISETSYKDVLAVDVLGEHSFEKELPDNFFKTHNVLEMFERSVRLLIYNQSRTILSYTDKNIVLIEPQTKDFSTYQFHKHEAIRTLGLGLL
- a CDS encoding DUF819 family protein, with product MITDGFSYLALLMMIAASIVYTEKKTRYNKLFEYLPSIVIIYFVIMLLSTFGIWEKTEEITAAYKALKSNLLPAMIFLMLLSADMREIRKLGKKMILTFLLAAVSISLGFIGMYALFHTAFGPESWKPFAALSGSWMGGTGNMVAIQGALHLPDSDMGYALLIDSIDYAVWVMVLLALVPFAKRFNRWSGADTSIIDEVGRKLAQKEERRETMDFVSLFLLLAAALFLSALSQFLADFMPTTDFLTHTTWVVIIATVAGILLAMTPLASLGGASALGNMMLYLIVALIASRANFAELAQAPLYIAAGFVIIAIHALIMVIFAKLFKLDLFSLGVASLANIGGVASAPILASAYSRALIPIGVLMAMMGYILGTFGGLAVGKVLKMIVQQ